The sequence TAGGTTTCAGGAACAGATATGCAAAACAAAGAGGTTTCTTTATCTACCGATAACATGCAGATTTCTAAAAGCAAAGAATTCTGGACCTGTCTTACAGGTTAGCATATTTGCctaattttctttctctttgacGGTGcttattttacttttcttacTTATTGGTTTTGCTTGTTTTTGACTTGTTGACACACACAAATATTATATGTGCAAACAAGTAGAGAGATTTTTTTGATCGACTGATCAACGCCTTTCCTAGTGAATCTTTTATGAAACTTCATATAACATTGGGTCTTACATTTAATACACTCATTTGAAATCAGTGCCCCTGGTGGAATCCATCTGTTCACTCTCTCATCCATCCAGGCATAAACTTTGCTCTTGTATGCCATTTAACTGATCTGGAATCTGTCTCAGGCTCTGTTTTTCCACGTCTAGGTATATTTTACCTGACAACAAGATAAACCTAGGAAACTAGTTTCTCCAGTATTAATTAGAGGGTAGATATTATTGGATGGAGAATGTGCAGGGATATCCATTGTAATAAAATAAGTGAAGTTAATAGCTACTAGGTTGCTAATGATAAACATCTGAAAATATGGAAAGCTAAGTAAATTTGGAGATTTGGTGGCAGTTTCCATAGGCTCAAGGATGAAGTTGCCTCTCTGTGGAAAAGTGCTGGACTAGGTTGACTCTCGAAACCATTTACATTGGACATACAGCTAGAAGCGTATCAAGTAGTTGCACAAACAGAGCATGGGGGAGTAAAAATCTGCCTTGGTGACTGCATTTCGCACTCCGTTCTGCTCCTGGGATTACATTTTGATAGTGGTTTTTCATGAGATTGCATATTGACAGTAACTTTCTTCACTATTATCTCTttctagaaaacaaaaaaatgttattgtCTCATTTTATCCAGaacaaatatgttttttttttttattggtaatcaagaagttttatatCTATACTATTTGTGTCAGAGCCCAAATGCATCAAGGCAACTATGATTATCAAGatgttttcaaactttaaaatccCTGCAAAAGAAGCCACGGTAGCCCATCGGGCCATCCTTTGAAACAAATCTTTGATGTATGGCCTTCTCTTGCAAATGCATGCGTGCTGCTGCAAGCATTTCTCACTCAAAAAAAGTCGATTAAAAATCTCAATCAGAACTGGAGAACGAACAGAAACCATAACAGAAATAGGTCGTTCATAGAGGTCTCTAGTCTATTTTCACGTTCCGATCTCTCCAATTTCTGTACCCTAAGAGTGGATAACGAACAACTGATTCACAAGATATCCTTTGTGTCCTAGCTCCTTAGTGCCTTAGCATTTGGTGAAAtctttctaattatatatatatatataaaaaaaaaaaaggtttccaTCTGCCATGCTGTGACTCACTCCATCCAAAGGAGCAACAAACTGAGTCGATCAGTTATTGAGGGGAGGCCCCGATTCCTTTTGATAATGAATGAATTCTTATGAGGTATCCAGGTGGGCTAGTTGATGTAAACTGTAAGGTGttctctttctattttaattcttatgaCTTGATTACAGGAGAAGGTTTGGACAAGTTTGCTTCTTTTCTTTCGGGATATGATCTGAAGCAAGTAAGGTCAGACAATGCAATGGAGTTTGACCCAATCAGGCAACACAGATGTTTTTGCCCCTGGATTCATCAACAGACAATGGAGCACCTGCATGGCAACAAACAACTGTCTACTTTACTACGTCAGAAAGGGTTTTAGTCTCACCTAGGAACTCTCCATCTGCTTCCATAATTAATGTATTGCCAAGCTTCTCTTCTATCTCTTCTAATTCTATCTTGTTCTTTCTCCCTAATAAGGACAGGAAGTCCGCATGGTTGGCTGCAATAGACAGTAATTGAATGGCTTTTATTACCCCATGTTTCTTGCCAACTCTAAGGCTTGGACTATGTTGAAGAGCAAAGCAATGCTCTTCAACTAAGTAGCGTTTGAAACACTTGACAGTAAAACCAAGGCATAGCAGTCATTTAGACAGTTGATTAACAGTAGATGGCAATGAAAATGATGTTTCCgattctttaataatatttcaatctAGATATGGTTGGTTgggttaatttatttattagattgtTATCCCAAGAGAATGAATAATAATCTCTCTGTTTAAGGTTTGTACAGGTGGATATCCCATTACTTCAGTCAGGAGGCTCTTCATATCTCCATCTGCGAAAAGAACGAAGATGACTCACCTATGAAGCCAAAGCACCCAGTATTAGCCAAGCTGATTTTGCTGTTGATCAATGGTCTATAAAATAAAGTGCGATCTTccatttttaccattttatcTGGTAGAATTCTTGTGAGCTTGAGATGATGAAATTTTCCTGGCATCCTgtgcatttttataaattctaaatttgttgTATTTATAGCTAAATAGTGTAGTAACCACAAAACTACTGCTTGAGAATCTGAGCTTCAGCTTGTAGTACCCAATTTGTGAGGCAACTGTTTATGTTTCTCAGCATCTTGCTAGGCAACTTTCAATACTAAAAAAGACTCTATTGATGCTTTTGTAGGCATACCAGTGACTTGTACTCTTCTACATGGAAATGTTCAGTTTTCtagaaaaatttgagaaaacagAGACGGGTTATGGGAACAGCCAAGAAATTACTCTATTAAGCCACAGTTTGTGACAACCACCTTTGAGTAAGGACGGTTGAAGCCTCTTTCAGCCACGACAGCCCTCTTATCGCCTATCAGCTTGGCCACCCTGTTCAATACAGAAGTTAGatgtatttttgtgattgtggaTTGATAATGGAAGGAGTTCATGCTAGAACTAAGAGCAGAAAATTGAGAAACCATGTATATTTTAGATCCAGCTAAGCTCTATGGTACACCTGTTATCCTCAATTGTTGTCATTGTAGCTTATATTTCCATTGAAGATTTTAAACCCAAAAAAGGTAGTAATATACCCAATTGGAGGCTTAAGAATGAAATGCAATTTTCACTTCAAACAGTTAAAAGGCAaaaatgaaactcaaaataCATTTGTTTCTTAGTCATTAACCATAATTTCTTTATGCCAGTAAGGAACAAACATGAAACTCTCAGAAACAACCACGTTGGCAAACTCACCTAAAATATGGAGAACTGGTATTCTCATTGACAGTTTTCACCTGTCCAATCCTCTCCACAACCTTCATTCCTTCCAAGACTCTTCCAACAACTAAAGCTGATGCATCCAGCTCTGGAGAATCCTTGGTGGCAATCACAAACTCTGTTCCATTAGGGTCAATTCCAACCTCCTCTTGGTCAATCACCAGCTTCCCTTCCCTTGCCACTAGCTTCACTTTCGGAGGCGGTTTTGAAGGATCCCTCACAATGATGCTCACAGTTCCAGCCAAGTTCTTCGTCCCTGGACACTCGTCATAGGATCTCTGCCATTCATCAATAAGGCTTTCACCTGACAACTCGCTTCCCGTCCTGTTTGCAAGCTCAGCATCCACACCATAGGATCTCACCCCACCATGTTGGACATAATTGGGCATAATTCTCACAAACTCTTTTCTTCTGTAAGTTATACCAGCAGCTCCACTTACAAGATTACTGAACCTAGCAGCTCCAGCCGGGGCATTGTCTCCATATAGCCCTATGACAATGCGACCAACTGGTTCTTTATCAATGGATATATCAAGAAATACTTTCCTGGTTGGGTTTGTGTTGGTGCAGTTGGGTAAGGAGTTTGagttctcttcttttccttcatttacATTGGTATCTGTCATGGTTTCTTCAGCCAATGCCTTGGACTGCAAGAATGGCTCTGGATTTTGAGAGGCCAAAAGGAGAAGTAACAAAGAACTGCTACCAACTGCAAGCTCTCTCCTGGAGAATTTGCAGCACTGTTTGATGATGGGAAAAGATGGGGGATTTGGTATGTTTTGAACttgtggaggaggaggaggaggtgatgGTGGTAGTATTGGAGGATGCAGAAATTGAGAGGAACAATGCAAGAATTTGGGATTccttaacatttttcttttcacttggAAAGCTAGCTGCTTGTATATTCACTACTGCTAAGAATGCTTTTGTGGGTGTAAGCAAGcttgtttctctctttttctattcAGAATAGAGATTTCGTGGATAAGAAAGGTGGGAAGCCAATCCACATGCTTTGATAAGAAAGGTGAGACCCGAAGAACAAAAGACAGTCATACAAGAAACAAACCAAAAGCCTCCTCACTGCTGCCTTACCTAAatcagaaatttttttattgtaaaaataaaattataattttacctaatttgatataatatattagattataaaatatattttaatataaaatagatttactatatcatatcaaattaaactaatttgtaaatttatttttactaattctGTTGTGGATTTAGGACTTGTTTAGAATTTTGGAGTATTTCataatgatttgagttaaaatgttttattagattttgagaaatgagagacaaaattaaataaaaatattataaagttaaaaatttgtatgaatataattttttaatattattcttatttttaagtttgaaaaagttgtattaattttgtgttttattttgaaatttacaaaagttgtatttatttttgtatttagataataattagataataattaaataaaaatttgaaatattttatatttaaaaaatatttaacaataaaattatgaagaattttaaaaatgtttaataatttcTTGTTTCTTCTGTGTGTCTAAACATTGAGCTGCCGTTTGAATGGCAAATTCAGATggaataagttgagatgaaagttgaaagttgaataaaatattattagaatattatttttttaatattattattattttaaaatttgaaaaagttaaattatttattaaattttatataaaaatttaaaaaaattataataattaaatgagattaaACACTTTTTATATCAAAAATGGACTCCGGAtagaattattttcttctttttcaaataaaaacaaaaacaaaaggtcCAGGACCACGACAGTACAAGACAGCCActgacatatatattttattttattaatttaaacaaaACGTAATCAGCGGTCCACGTGGCAAGaataatcaatttattttattattatttttatggggTTAGTGAAGTGGTACAGTTTGTAATCGGTATGACACCTGGCATTCATGTTGAACGTGAACATTGAAGATGGAAGACTACGATTATCAACGGTTGAGATAGGTCAACCAGCAATTCATGAAGCGTCTCTTCCTTACAATAATttgcattaaaaataagaaaattctatacattatATTACCATTTCACTTTTATCCTATTAAATataatgtgacacatttatcactattagataatcatttattgcatacttctttatcatttaatggtgGTAAATGTGCTACATACtatttagtatgatcaaaataggatgagagcgtggtatatatcattactcttaatgCTATctacactctctctctctctctctctctctaataatGCTATCTATATACATGATGACTAAGCTTTTATTATGTCTCaaatacattattattaattgcaataattaaataaataatcatgcCCAAGATCTCACTCTAACATATCATAAGATGCAtactatctttttctttctcggATCAGTTCTCATTAGTGCTTAGTGACATATATGCCTTCTTgtaatcaaataataatttaggtTACATAATGTGTTTGGAAATCCAAACTTCTCTTATAAAGATTTACTTACCCAATGAAAATCATTTCAGGTAGGTTTGAGTATACGCATCCATGACTTAAAATGTAATGTTCGTGTAATATTAGACTAAGTTTCGGTCTTATTCTTGTTAGAACTAGATTCGTTGGATGAGAAACATGTGTCTGTATTATACTTTTATGAGACGCACATCTTATATCTAACGAATCTAGTTTCAATACATTCAAATTATACATCATATATCATTCATGTGACAGTAATTAGTATGTCCATCACATTAAcattagaaaaatattcaacttGGCTATGTCTAGTTGATCGCATTAATGATGTCACACGAGTGTTACACCTAAACAAACTTGCAATaaagtttttataatatatattatatgagtaaTACTATGCACTACACTACCATCctactttcatctcactatgtaagatatgaaatatttatcactattagataataaagaatcatataataaatgattattcaatggtgataaatgtgttacATCATGTATCGTGTGATGGAAATagatggtgatgtggtgtatagaattttatattatattaaaaccatcttgcacaataattaattattaagattGGTATGGTATTATTAACCTACTCAATTTTCTATGATCCTAAAttagggggagagagagagagagagagttttttgACTGAGACCCACAACCAATCCTCGCAGCATTTAAGACTTGAGAAAAGCGCCATTCATTTGTGAGCTCTAGAGAGAGAAGACTCACAGGTAAGATGGAGTTTGGCAAAACCATCATAAaagcatagagagagagagagagagagagagaatggatgTGAGGAAAATAGTGGTACTTGTGGAAGATGTGGACGCAGCAAGAACTGCTCTCCACTGGGCTCTGCACAACCTCATTCGTTATGGCGACTTAATAACTCTCCTCCATGTCTTCCCCTCCTCCACCTCCAAAAGCAAGAACAAAGCTCGTCTCCTTCGCTTAAAAGGCTTTAAACTCGCCCTCTCTTTCAAAGACATCTGCAGCAACTTCCCCAACGTAAGACATAACCTTAATTCATCACCCAGTTTCTCCTTTTGATCATCATATGCTTTCTTAATTTGTATGCCAGTACTGTGCTTATATTTGTGTTCTAAATTGATATATGATCATCATCGATAATCGTAGGGTTGTGTTACAGACAAATATTGAGATTGTTGTGACGGAAGGTGACCAAGAGGGTGGGAAGATCTCAGCCATGGTGCGAGAGATTGGAGCTTCAGTACTTGTGGTTGGACTCCATGGCCAAAGCTTTCTTTACAAGTAAGTTTGGCATTGAATTTTTGAAGTACTATTATATGTTTGTTCAGTGAATGCAAGTTTGGAACTAAACTACTGCACATCTCTGATTCCCTTGTTAATGGTGATGGTATTGATGATTTACACGATACTTTAAGTTCTTGTCTGGTTGAATTTCAGCATCATTCATTCATGATCAACGTGGGTACTGATGCCATTGATCATGGATAAAAGCAGAAAGTTCTAACTTTTGAGATGGCTTTTCTGCAATGAATAATGGTCAACTGCCAAGATGGGTTTAGGTTGTTtcacattattatttatcatattggATTGCGTCATGAGTTGCAGTTCGCCTCATGTTCACTGTTCAGAGTcttaaaaatactcaaaaatcaGCCATAGAGCCAATTTGGGGCATGTCATTAGGACCCCACTTGCCTTGGCAAATGAGGCCGGCCTTGGTTTGCAGTTTGGTGAGCAGTGAGATTCAGATCACTGTCACTAATTGCCTCAGCAATGCATGTGGGGTGTTTATAATGGTAAAAGagtcaaaaaaaaatttggggtCCACTGAGTAAATGGTCAATTTCTTATAATTCTACAAACTAATGTAGTTTGATATGgttcgtcagattgtaaaattatttttattataaaatagatctaacagatcacataaaactacgtcaatttctgagattacttttatgtaatcatttcGTAGTTATAGtatttctcattatttaaactTGATTTGAGAGAGTACGTGATTATAATTTCTCGCCGTTTAGATCTCTTCTATCTAATTCTCAGCCGGTAGAGTGAGCTATAGTCACGGCGTCACGTTTTACCTGAGTAGGAAGATCATTTGTAATTGCCTCCTCCTACCTATTTTGCTCATAAAAATAGAATGATTTTGCGAACTTAGGAAGTCTTGAGCATTCAGATTGGATGATGCAtgaatatctttttattttttatttttggtcataAATTAATGGCTAAATCATGGATTAATCAAGATAACAAGCTAGGCATGCATAGTCTGTTAATCCTACGTCTAAGTGGGACAGCAGTTAAGTCCGATGTCTGAATGTTTCATCAAGACAAGAATCGGTAGACCGTAGATAGAGAATTTATAACCTGGCATTTTATTTCTATAGCCAATCCACTAATTAAactctttggttttttttcacTTATTGAAGGGGCTATACTCCTATTTATCTAGGAAACATGAACTGTACgatatcagaaaaaaaaaaagctggcattaaatgcattttcttttgaaaaatcctATAATATTCTGGATAAGATTCACATTTCAAGAACGATCATTCCACCAAATTTCAAATGCATTGGACAGTAAATTATATACCTATCTAGAATTGTCTTATATGCAGATATAAACAGTAAAATAGTAATGTAATATACAATTTTAGAGTATAAATCTCgcatatttttttgaaaaaaattaagatttacaTTGAAAAAGTTACGTTTTTCACGTAGATCTCAAacttttttgacttttttttaaaatgagtacgCACCAACTCAAAACTCAcgtaattataaattattttctaaaataaaaagcatCGGTTCTTGTGTGAGAATTGTAcatacaatattttcttttctgagaGAGATGGATCATTAAAAATGATGATTAAACCCAAAGCCAGTGTTTGCATTATTGATGTGGCAATAGGTTGGCAATGGCCCATGAAAACATTGGAAACAGGTTGAATTGTAGAGTGATGGCCATCAAACAGCCACCATCTCTATCGCCTTTAGGGACAGAGGCCTCCAGAGCAGCAGCAGTAACAACACTAGACACGAGTTCTTCAAATGCTACTTACATGGACTTTTCCCAGATCGAGATTGCCAGATTACTGTAAGATTCCTTCTGTTTTACCTGCTCCTTCATTTCTATCTCTTTTATTGtcagatactatatatatatatatatatatagagtatatatTGATGCCGGGAACTCTCCAAGACTAAACCTTTCGAATCCATCCCTGCAGAGTAAATCTCAATCTCGTGCACTAGACTctcaaaaattttcttataataaactggttaaatcgctgatTTCAAatactatatctatatttttcgATATGTTTAAACTTTGAAATAACTGTTAATTGAATATGATATCAACTTTAGATCCTAAATTTGAATCATAACtttatagttcattttattcaattaaatcTTTTCTATAATGGGCTATTCATGCAGAGAAAATTGAGTCCATATATGCAGAgcgttaaaatatattttaaattgaataattttGATTAGACATGTCAGGAACGTGATCTGCACCAATATCTTGTAATATtgtaacatgtatatataattttgttattgcTATAATAAAATAGGTAGGATTTCATTATTATGTTAACATATGTAGCTCGGAAAATATGTTagggaaatgatttgtataattttttgtgtGCAAATTTCACGCATTTTCTTTAAGAGAAGTGTGCAAATATGACACTCAAGCGaaaaagcgaaaaaaaaaattattagtagattatatattttttcaaaaggaaatgTGTTGGATTTATACACATTGagactgtatctagtattattcgATATGGTAATTAAAGACTAAGGTGGTAAATGTTAGATTGTTAGAAGTGGTGAATGTTATAAGTTAAACTAGTTAGTATCTATTTAGATTTTTGTTCATATGACCATACCCTAAAATATGTAGAAAATTCTAATCCaagttttaatatatatatatatatatatatatatatatatatatatatacacgcacacATCTTGGATCATTTGCTTGAACATGttcgatttttattttgaaacattTTCTGGTAATTAACTGTCCCAAGTTTATAAATGGACGTATGACAGCTGTGTCCCTGAGGTTCATCCACCAAAAATTCCATACAGAATTTGCCCAGACCCATCTGCAATAATTTGGAGATCAAGAAATTCAAGGAGAAGATCATGATAGATGTTAATTTCTGGAAAGATAAGTGCTAGATCTACAAATGGATTACGCCAGATATGCTTTATAGCAAGATatactttacaatctgacgtaccacatcaaacctagttaatttgtgagtttgcttctgtaaaattgaaattagatGAAGTAACTCAATTTATTAGGTTATCTCAAAAGCTATGGTTCAGTTGATTCAGGCCATTAATTTCCCTCAAGGAAATTCTTTGGGCATGGCCAGGCATTTAGCTTTGGTCTTTGGCTTTCAGAATTATTCTTACACAGCACAGAAAATACAAATGAAAAGGTGGAAATGACATCAtatagttgttttttttatgcttatattttctttctgattTGTACATAATTTTGGTCAGTTCTGCCTAGATGCATTCTTGGTGATTATGGTAATTGAGGACTATATTtcatagcaaaaaaaaaaaaaaaaactgaaaaaacagTGCTTATGGATGATATTTGGGGATGAGTGCTaatcaatatcatttttttcttcaaaagattaaattctctctcttttttttccacatcaaatactaatattctagtatttatattatttctaaaGCATTTTCAGGTTCCGTTTAAATACAAAaacattctcaattcatcttatctcatcattataactttatcaaattttcatacaaaatataataaacaattcaattttttcaaatttcaaaataataataatattaaaaaataatattttaacaatattttatttaactcatctaaaaccatatcatctcatcttatctcactatccaaacgagtcaTTAGTATTCAATAAAGTCACTTCATcacttccttttattttttattttattttattaaccaaTCTCAAAACTTCACATGCTAAAAAGACCTTTCATTGTATTGACTTTATTaccataataaaatttatttacattaagatttaaaaaaaaaaaggtttgaagATGAATGTTTCCAACTATTTATGTTTAATAATtcaatagagaaaaagaaaagatcctTTTTATCTTATAATTGTTATAGATTTTCCATTACTTTCTCTTTGGTTTTTCCACCATTTTTTCTTCtgtcatttattattatttttccaataCATGAAAAGAGTAATTATCTTATTACaattattgaattttagttatttaccttttttatttcctcacTTCTTAGCCATTCTACTTTAGTTATTCCCTCCGTTAGTTTAATATAGAAGCAAATGCAAAACGGGAGAATGTTCTTAGTGAGAAATGCtttagatataaaaagattttataaaagtaaacctacaaattgacgtgacttgatgtaatatgttagattataatttgtaaaactatttttttattataaagtagatctaacatattatatcaagtcatgtcagtttgtacatttatttttatagaatctctttGTGGTTGTAGTATTTCTGTTTCTAAAATGAGCCAAAGGTCTAGGGTAAAAACTCCTCACCTAAacttgaaaataatgaaaatagaagataaatgagagagagacgatcaAAAGCACAACAGAGTAGATGATCTTCAGTACTGCTCCAATGAGGTGAACCTCTAGGAGAGGTGTTTGAATTGGACAGATTGGTGGTGGGCAGATGGAGCAAAGCTTGATGAATGGTGGAGCATAAATAATAGACAAAATAAAACTCAAGTCCATGGGTACTCGATCTTGATCATGCAATCTTTGGTGAAGCGCATTAGGAGAATTCGGGCTCATGAAAAAGAAGCTTGAGAGAAATTGAAGTGGCTTAATGACTCTACCACATATTTGAGTAAATTACTTGTTCCAAAGGAGATGATATTTGGTAAACTATATAATGTAAACCATGATAAAATCTCGTTactttaattttagttttgagATTTCCCTTCTACAATGAGTCATCTCACTTTCCGTGAGTTATTGCAGCCACTCACGATATGGTTATGAGCCACCTTACAAGTGGGTTTCATTTACTTCTTAAAttgatcttaactcatcattataattttttcaaattttaatataaaatataataaataattcaatttttttaaatcttaaaataataataatattaaaaaataatattttatcatctcaactcaattcagtttaatatccaaacgcaaccaaGTTCGTTAGGTGTACACCAGAGCAGGTCTCAAGATGGTTGTATGGCTTGTGGTGTGGTTGCAAGCCACCTTATGATACCAGCTATGGTTGTACGGCTCAACACCTCGCATGGTGGTCGGTCACGTGGCTTACCAGCATAGGAGATGGTTGCTTTCCCTCTTTTACGGTTGACTCTCCCCTAACCCAAACTTTTTTCATAagtttttaaatctcaaaactatgcaataaattttaagttttaaaatatatatttaaatttttatgttttaaataaatttgttgaCACGGCAATAAGGAGGCACGTGCCATTTTTCATTAGCTAATACATCT comes from Juglans microcarpa x Juglans regia isolate MS1-56 chromosome 8S, Jm3101_v1.0, whole genome shotgun sequence and encodes:
- the LOC121245062 gene encoding peptidyl-prolyl cis-trans isomerase CYP26-2, chloroplastic isoform X1, with amino-acid sequence MLRNPKFLHCSSQFLHPPILPPSPPPPPPQVQNIPNPPSFPIIKQCCKFSRRELAVGSSSLLLLLLASQNPEPFLQSKALAEETMTDTNVNEGKEENSNSLPNCTNTNPTRKVFLDISIDKEPVGRIVIGLYGDNAPAGAARFSNLVSGAAGITYRRKEFVRIMPNYVQHGGVRSYGVDAELANRTGSELSGESLIDEWQRSYDECPGTKNLAGTVSIIVRDPSKPPPKVKLVAREGKLVIDQEEVGIDPNGTEFVIATKDSPELDASALVVGRVLEGMKVVERIGQVKTVNENTSSPYFRVAKLIGDKRAVVAERGFNRPYSKDARKISSSQAHKNSTR
- the LOC121245064 gene encoding uncharacterized protein LOC121245064; this encodes MDVRKIVVLVEDVDAARTALHWALHNLIRYGDLITLLHVFPSSTSKSKNKARLLRLKGFKLALSFKDICSNFPNTNIEIVVTEGDQEGGKISAMVREIGASVLVVGLHGQSFLYKLAMAHENIGNRLNCRVMAIKQPPSLSPLGTEASRAAAVTTLDTSSSNATYMDFSQIEIARLLCVPEVHPPKIPYRICPDPSAIIWRSRNSRRRS
- the LOC121245062 gene encoding peptidyl-prolyl cis-trans isomerase CYP26-2, chloroplastic isoform X3, which codes for MLRNPKFLHCSSQFLHPPILPPSPPPPPPQVQNIPNPPSFPIIKQCCKFSRRELAVGSSSLLLLLLASQNPEPFLQSKALAEETMTDTNVNEGKEENSNSLPNCTNTNPTRKVFLDISIDKEPVGRIVIGLYGDNAPAGAARFSNLVSGAAGITYRRKEFVRIMPNYVQHGGVRSYGVDAELANRTGSELSGESLIDEWQRSYDECPGTKNLAGTVSIIVRDPSKPPPKVKLVAREGKLVIDQEEVGIDPNGTEFVIATKDSPELDASALVVGRVLEGMKVVERIGQVKTVNENTSSPYFRVAKLIGDKRAVVAERGFNRPYSKMEI
- the LOC121245062 gene encoding peptidyl-prolyl cis-trans isomerase CYP26-2, chloroplastic isoform X2; protein product: MLRNPKFLHCSSQFLHPPILPPSPPPPPPQVQNIPNPPSFPIIKQCCKFSRRELAVGSSSLLLLLLASQNPEPFLQSKALAEETMTDTNVNEGKEENSNSLPNCTNTNPTRKVFLDISIDKEPVGRIVIGLYGDNAPAGAARFSNLVSGAAGITYRRKEFVRIMPNYVQHGGVRSYGVDAELANRTGSELSGESLIDEWQRSYDECPGTKNLAGTVSIIVRDPSKPPPKVKLVAREGKLVIDQEEVGIDPNGTEFVIATKDSPELDASALVVGRVLEGMKVVERIGQVKTVNENTSSPYFRVAKLIGDKRAVVAERGFNRPYSKVVVTNCGLIE